A part of Chanos chanos chromosome 9, fChaCha1.1, whole genome shotgun sequence genomic DNA contains:
- the LOC115821439 gene encoding ninjurin-1, producing MNHYANKKSAAESMLDIALLMANASQLKAVLELGPQFKLYTPLITLISMSLCLQILVGILLIFIVKWNLNDHRRHFQLDVMENITTGCVFIIVVINVFITAFGVQLPKQNE from the exons ATGAATCATTATGCCAATAAGAAGAGTGCAGCGGAGAGTATGCTGGATATAGCCCTGCTCATGGCTAACGCATCCCAGTTAAAGGCTGTCCTGGAGCTGGGTCCCCAGTTCAaactatacacaccactcatCACACTCATCAGCATGTCCCTCTGTCTGCAGATCCTGGTGGGAATACTGCTCATCTTCATTG TGAAATGGAACCTGAATGATCATAGGAGGCATTTCCAGCTTGATGTTATGGAAAATATTACTACAGGCTGCGTCTTCATCATCGTGGTTATCAATGTCTTCATCACTGCCTTTGGCGTCCAGCTGCCCAAACAGAATGAGTGA